From a single Tissierellales bacterium genomic region:
- a CDS encoding MarR family transcriptional regulator yields MEKERSIGKEFAIGYFHFGKLMDEKLEENNIKIRKGQTRFLVTIYRNEGMTQKELGGLLRVEKATTTKAVRKLIDMGYVYKNEDEVDRRNYRLYMTDEGKKVVPLLVEIRKEINNQALKDFSDDEKEMFFKFLDRINNHLVE; encoded by the coding sequence ATGGAGAAAGAAAGGTCAATAGGCAAAGAATTTGCGATAGGGTATTTTCACTTCGGAAAATTAATGGATGAAAAATTGGAAGAGAACAATATCAAAATTCGAAAGGGTCAGACGAGATTTTTAGTAACGATATATAGAAATGAAGGTATGACGCAAAAGGAGCTTGGGGGGCTGTTGCGCGTTGAAAAGGCTACCACTACAAAGGCTGTTAGAAAATTGATAGATATGGGATATGTCTACAAAAATGAAGATGAAGTGGATAGGCGAAATTATAGATTGTATATGACTGATGAGGGAAAAAAAGTAGTTCCATTGTTGGTAGAGATCAGAAAAGAGATTAATAATCAAGCGCTAAAGGATTTTTCTGATGATGAAAAAGAAATGTTTTTCAAATTTTTAGATAGAATTAATAATCATTTGGTAGAATGA